A portion of the uncultured Draconibacterium sp. genome contains these proteins:
- a CDS encoding carboxypeptidase-like regulatory domain-containing protein, with the protein MKKLIYLIIAIFIFSCSDDEASKEPGSIEVTISYYYNNFIGYRNDVGAKVFVYDSDLSNQIHRDSMNVVFARLGILVDKDGEIIGGDFETPSLYEEEANADGVAFISDVKPGDYFIMVASEGRWTYSVKEIEVLPGENLILTKNFGYLNEFLPRGESW; encoded by the coding sequence ATGAAAAAATTAATCTACCTGATCATTGCTATTTTCATATTCTCATGCTCGGATGATGAGGCATCGAAAGAACCAGGAAGCATTGAGGTTACTATTTCCTATTACTATAATAATTTTATCGGCTATCGCAATGATGTCGGCGCAAAAGTGTTTGTTTATGATTCTGATTTAAGTAACCAAATACACCGTGATTCGATGAATGTGGTTTTTGCCAGGCTTGGGATATTGGTTGATAAAGACGGTGAAATCATTGGTGGTGATTTTGAAACACCTAGTTTGTATGAAGAAGAGGCCAATGCAGATGGTGTAGCTTTTATTTCTGACGTTAAGCCTGGGGATTATTTTATAATGGTAGCCTCAGAAGGCAGATGGACTTACAGTGTAAAAGAGATTGAGGTATTACCGGGAGAGAACTTGATTCTCACAAAGAATTTTGGTTATCTTAATGAGTTTCTGCCACGGGGTGAATCTTGGTAA
- a CDS encoding helix-turn-helix transcriptional regulator yields MSSLRIKEIIKEKGLSIKDVSEIMGINRVGLSKHINGNPSVEVLEKIAAALAVPVTDLFEQPQSNEFTCPNCGTRLTVGEK; encoded by the coding sequence ATGAGCAGCCTACGGATCAAAGAAATCATAAAGGAAAAAGGACTATCGATTAAGGACGTCTCGGAGATTATGGGAATCAACCGGGTTGGCCTTAGTAAGCACATTAACGGAAATCCAAGCGTTGAGGTCCTGGAAAAGATTGCAGCTGCACTTGCTGTTCCTGTGACTGATCTTTTCGAGCAACCACAATCAAATGAATTCACCTGTCCGAATTGTGGAACCAGGCTAACTGTAGGTGAAAAATAG